The following proteins are co-located in the Nocardia bhagyanarayanae genome:
- a CDS encoding serine/threonine-protein kinase: MLASGEVFAGYVIERQLGRGGMGSVYLAKHPRLPRMTALKLLNRELFFDKEVRARFEREADLVARLDHPGIVTVYDRGLEDEQLWISMQYIDGIDAASVDPKTLPPERAVQIIKETADALDYAHGMGVLHRDVKPANILLARSTGGRGERVYLTDFGIARLRDDTGHLTQTGTFTATLAYASPEQLTGASLDHRSDQYSLACALFWLFTGSGPFAATNPAQVIQGHLQSAPPALSSVRPGLPFALDGVLAKAMAKRPDDRFASCSEFAAAAQAALSGQSVPSMPLVGGPRPVTAPPQPISGPHPITGGPIPVTGGQYPVGPTTSGSQPLTGQPMTTPQGAMPTATGPHQQTGPSGQYPQQSGFGFAQPPGPPMGGGHPMGGGYQPPRKSNTGLIAALAIGLVVLIAVVVGIVVALSGGSSSGGGGTTTTAPVTTTKRPVTADAAAISNEFPGMVPADKDGDTGYNGATCGSYSPDRPSVPTDGTPDFGNWAYQWDCFGGGNNDDPFFTIYVYKSAADAQAALNNLPSDAIKSTDSNGGKSYTNYKFENSGPKMVTVFTGDPDRGQFLMYTDGIVGTIDEVLRWWRSAPLN; the protein is encoded by the coding sequence ATGCTGGCCAGCGGTGAGGTCTTCGCCGGCTATGTCATCGAACGGCAATTGGGTCGCGGTGGCATGGGTTCGGTGTACCTGGCGAAACACCCGCGGCTGCCGCGGATGACGGCGCTGAAGCTGTTGAACCGGGAGTTGTTCTTCGACAAGGAGGTGCGGGCGCGGTTCGAACGGGAGGCGGATCTGGTCGCCCGGCTCGATCACCCCGGCATCGTCACGGTCTACGACCGCGGTCTGGAAGACGAGCAGCTGTGGATCTCGATGCAGTACATCGACGGCATCGACGCCGCCTCGGTGGATCCGAAGACGCTGCCGCCGGAGCGCGCCGTGCAGATCATCAAGGAGACCGCCGACGCGCTGGACTACGCGCACGGCATGGGCGTGCTGCACCGCGACGTGAAACCGGCCAACATCCTGCTGGCCCGCTCCACCGGCGGCCGCGGCGAGCGGGTCTATCTGACCGACTTCGGCATCGCCCGGCTGCGTGACGACACCGGCCACCTCACCCAGACCGGCACCTTCACCGCCACGCTGGCCTACGCCTCGCCCGAGCAGCTGACCGGCGCGTCCCTCGATCACCGCTCCGATCAATACTCGTTGGCCTGCGCGCTGTTCTGGCTGTTCACCGGCAGCGGTCCGTTCGCGGCGACCAACCCGGCCCAGGTCATCCAGGGTCACCTCCAGTCGGCGCCGCCCGCGCTGAGCAGCGTCCGTCCCGGACTGCCGTTCGCGCTGGACGGCGTCCTCGCCAAGGCGATGGCCAAGCGGCCGGACGATCGATTCGCCAGCTGCTCGGAGTTCGCCGCGGCCGCGCAGGCGGCGCTGTCGGGTCAGAGCGTGCCGTCCATGCCGCTGGTCGGCGGCCCGCGACCGGTCACCGCTCCGCCGCAGCCGATCTCGGGTCCGCACCCGATCACCGGCGGGCCGATCCCGGTGACGGGCGGCCAGTATCCGGTCGGCCCGACGACCAGCGGTTCGCAGCCGCTCACCGGCCAGCCGATGACCACGCCGCAGGGCGCCATGCCGACCGCGACCGGCCCGCATCAGCAAACCGGTCCCAGCGGGCAGTACCCACAGCAGTCCGGGTTCGGTTTCGCGCAGCCGCCCGGCCCGCCGATGGGCGGCGGTCACCCGATGGGCGGTGGCTACCAGCCGCCGCGCAAGTCGAACACCGGCCTCATCGCCGCGCTGGCCATCGGGCTCGTGGTGCTGATCGCCGTCGTCGTCGGCATCGTCGTCGCGCTGAGCGGCGGTTCGTCCTCTGGTGGCGGCGGCACCACGACCACCGCGCCGGTCACCACGACCAAGCGTCCGGTGACCGCCGACGCCGCCGCCATCAGCAACGAGTTCCCCGGCATGGTCCCGGCCGACAAGGACGGCGACACCGGCTACAACGGCGCCACCTGCGGCTCGTACTCGCCGGACCGTCCCTCCGTTCCCACCGACGGCACACCGGATTTCGGCAACTGGGCCTACCAGTGGGACTGCTTCGGCGGCGGCAACAACGACGACCCGTTCTTCACCATCTACGTCTACAAGTCTGCGGCGGACGCGCAGGCGGCGCTGAACAACCTGCCGTCGGACGCCATCAAGTCGACCGACAGCAACGGCGGAAAGTCCTACACCAACTACAAATTCGAGAACAGCGGCCCGAAGATGGTCACCGTCTTCACCGGCGACCCGGACCGCGGACAGTTCCTGATGTACACCGACGGCATCGTCGGCACCATCGACGAGGTGCTGCGCTGGTGGCGGTCGGCGCCGCTGAACTGA
- a CDS encoding deoxyribonuclease IV has product MRIGAHVRLDSDPIGFGEKLGADVIQMFVVDPQSWDKPVPHPRTEEILASPIDVVVHSSYQINVASLNNRLRMPSRNAVAQQAKAAADLGAFGLVVHGGHVRSDAEVETGIDNWRKLFERQQDKGGFAVPILIENTAGGNHAMARHFDTIARLWDAVGDYGAGFCLDTCHAWAGGEELLGVVDRIKAITGRIDLVHLNSSRDEFNSGADRHANFADGTIDPQLLAEVCRSADAPVVLETPGEGVADDLAYLREHVG; this is encoded by the coding sequence ATGCGCATTGGAGCACACGTCCGGCTCGACAGCGATCCGATCGGCTTCGGTGAGAAACTCGGCGCCGATGTCATCCAGATGTTCGTCGTCGACCCGCAGAGCTGGGACAAACCGGTCCCGCACCCGAGGACCGAGGAGATCCTCGCCAGCCCGATCGATGTGGTGGTGCACTCCTCCTATCAGATCAATGTGGCGAGCCTGAACAACCGGCTGCGAATGCCCTCGCGCAACGCGGTCGCCCAGCAGGCCAAGGCTGCCGCCGATCTCGGCGCGTTCGGCCTGGTCGTACACGGCGGCCACGTCCGCTCCGACGCCGAGGTGGAGACCGGAATCGACAACTGGCGCAAGCTGTTCGAACGCCAGCAGGACAAGGGCGGCTTCGCGGTGCCGATCCTCATCGAGAACACCGCGGGCGGCAACCACGCCATGGCCAGGCATTTCGACACCATCGCCCGGCTGTGGGACGCCGTCGGCGACTACGGCGCCGGCTTCTGCCTGGACACCTGCCACGCCTGGGCGGGCGGCGAGGAACTGCTCGGCGTCGTCGACCGGATCAAGGCCATCACGGGCCGCATCGACCTGGTCCACCTGAACTCCTCCCGCGACGAGTTCAACTCCGGCGCCGACCGCCACGCCAACTTCGCCGACGGCACCATCGACCCGCAACTGCTGGCCGAGGTGTGCCGCAGCGCGGACGCACCGGTGGTGCTGGAGACTCCGGGCGAGGGTGTCGCGGACGATCTCGCCTATCTTCGCGAGCACGTGGGCTGA
- a CDS encoding CaiB/BaiF CoA transferase family protein, giving the protein MSIRPLDGVRVLELGNYIAAPTAGRILGDFGAEVIKVERPKAGDELRNWRLYGGDTSMLYRTVNRNKKSITLDLRTDEGRAVVLDLIKHCDVLLENFRPGMLEKWGLGPEALNDANPDLVITRISAYGQTGPMSSRPGFAAVAEAVGGLRELVGDPDRPPVRVGVSIGDSIAGIYAAFGTVMALFQRERTNTVPLAERVIDVALNEAILSVMESLVPDYLAYGINRERVGGRMEGIAPSNAYPCRDGFSIIIGGNGDAIFQRYMRVIGRPDLAADPELQDNAGRWRHRERLDASIGEWTIQYTRDEALKILEDAAIPCGPIYTAADIVADEQYKARNMIQPFPVDVGEPEPKTVGFPGIVPVIGGQSLPIRNVGPDLGEHTREVLSELLGMSEAEIAAAAGYGEGEVQA; this is encoded by the coding sequence ATGAGTATTCGGCCGTTGGACGGAGTTCGCGTCCTCGAGCTCGGCAATTACATCGCGGCGCCGACCGCCGGGCGCATACTCGGCGACTTCGGCGCCGAGGTCATCAAGGTGGAACGGCCGAAGGCCGGCGACGAGTTGCGCAACTGGCGGCTCTACGGCGGCGACACCTCGATGCTGTACCGCACCGTCAACCGGAACAAGAAGTCGATCACCCTGGACCTGCGCACCGACGAGGGCCGCGCGGTGGTGCTCGATCTGATCAAGCACTGCGACGTGCTGCTGGAGAACTTCCGGCCGGGCATGCTGGAGAAGTGGGGCCTCGGGCCCGAGGCGCTGAACGACGCCAACCCCGACCTGGTGATCACCAGGATCTCCGCCTACGGACAGACGGGCCCGATGTCGTCGCGGCCCGGTTTCGCCGCGGTCGCCGAGGCCGTCGGCGGGCTGCGCGAGCTGGTCGGCGACCCGGACCGTCCCCCGGTGCGGGTCGGCGTCTCCATCGGTGATTCCATCGCGGGCATCTACGCCGCCTTCGGCACCGTGATGGCGCTGTTCCAGCGCGAGCGCACGAACACCGTGCCGCTGGCCGAACGGGTGATCGACGTCGCGCTGAACGAGGCCATCCTCTCGGTGATGGAATCGCTGGTCCCCGACTACCTGGCCTACGGCATCAACCGGGAGCGCGTCGGCGGACGGATGGAAGGCATCGCGCCGAGCAACGCCTACCCGTGCCGGGACGGTTTCAGCATCATCATCGGCGGCAACGGCGACGCCATATTCCAGCGCTACATGCGGGTGATCGGCAGGCCCGACTTGGCGGCCGATCCGGAACTCCAGGACAACGCGGGCCGCTGGCGCCACCGCGAGCGGCTGGACGCCTCGATCGGCGAATGGACGATCCAGTACACCAGGGACGAGGCGCTGAAGATCCTGGAGGACGCGGCCATCCCGTGCGGCCCGATCTACACCGCCGCCGACATAGTCGCGGACGAACAGTACAAGGCCCGCAACATGATTCAGCCGTTCCCGGTGGACGTCGGTGAACCGGAGCCCAAGACGGTCGGCTTCCCCGGCATCGTGCCGGTCATCGGCGGGCAGTCGCTTCCGATCCGCAACGTCGGCCCCGACCTGGGCGAACACACCCGCGAGGTGCTCTCCGAACTGCTCGGCATGAGCGAAGCCGAGATCGCGGCCGCGGCCGGGTACGGCGAGGGCGAGGTGCAGGCATGA
- a CDS encoding GNAT family N-acetyltransferase, with product MRIEITEDAVAYRAATESFLSRDLLRHTVIATGVANHVEGRQAADGRSRFLSVRAADGAVVGVAMRAGGREVYLGELPTASLRAVAEAFAAVAPDNTGVEGIVADAEAFAEHWCALRGTARRELFRTRLFRLGELRFPAAVAGAPRRAMGRDVELCAEWSEAMHTESALPPPFPSPSVIRARIAAGRWWLWEVGGRAVSLVAHQIPVGGWARIGPVYTPPAERGHGYASALTAHVSHTLRRNGLDVCLFTDLANPTSNKIYRAIGYRAVHDFANYVFE from the coding sequence ATGCGGATCGAGATCACCGAAGACGCCGTCGCCTACCGTGCGGCGACCGAGTCCTTCCTGAGCCGTGATCTCCTGCGGCACACCGTGATCGCCACGGGCGTCGCCAACCACGTCGAAGGTCGGCAGGCAGCCGACGGGCGGTCGCGCTTCCTCTCCGTGCGCGCCGCGGACGGTGCCGTCGTCGGTGTCGCTATGCGGGCGGGGGGACGCGAGGTCTACCTCGGCGAATTACCCACCGCGAGCCTGCGTGCCGTCGCCGAGGCGTTCGCCGCCGTTGCCCCGGACAACACCGGCGTCGAAGGGATCGTCGCCGACGCGGAGGCCTTCGCCGAGCACTGGTGCGCGCTGCGCGGGACCGCGCGCCGTGAGCTGTTCCGCACCAGGCTCTTCCGGCTCGGCGAGCTGCGTTTTCCCGCGGCTGTCGCAGGCGCACCACGCCGGGCGATGGGCCGCGACGTCGAGCTGTGCGCCGAGTGGTCCGAGGCGATGCACACCGAAAGCGCTCTGCCGCCGCCGTTTCCGAGCCCGAGCGTCATCCGTGCGCGCATCGCGGCGGGCCGCTGGTGGTTGTGGGAGGTCGGCGGGCGTGCGGTGAGCCTCGTCGCGCATCAGATTCCGGTGGGCGGCTGGGCCCGCATAGGCCCGGTCTACACGCCGCCCGCCGAGCGCGGCCACGGCTACGCGTCCGCGCTCACCGCGCATGTCTCGCACACCCTGCGCCGCAACGGGCTCGACGTCTGCCTGTTCACCGATCTGGCGAATCCCACCTCGAACAAGATCTACCGCGCGATCGGCTACCGAGCCGTCCACGATTTCGCGAACTACGTGTTCGAGTAG
- a CDS encoding hydroxymethylglutaryl-CoA lyase, with amino-acid sequence MLTAPHDVVLRDVTLRDGLQLTGKTLPVERKVEIVRRLLALGVPALEIGSMARPDLVPPMANTMDLVAALSPEELERCWVWVATPRHVAKAAAAGVRNFQYCFSVSDAHNQANIGRATEDSMAVLPEAVRLAHEVGGAIQLCLATSFTCPFDGPVDPERVLAIANDPRTEGTGDIVLADTLGQAHPAQVAALISAVRERTPQRRIVFHGHDTWGMGVANTLAAIGAGAGMVDGSLGGLGGCPFAPGASGNTSSEDILFATRPDWFAPATLAALVELTENLLTELGEPNRSRTAEGARSKAAAFEWVVGYSNT; translated from the coding sequence ATGCTGACCGCACCGCACGACGTGGTGTTGCGCGACGTGACCCTGCGCGACGGCCTACAGCTGACCGGCAAGACGCTGCCGGTGGAACGCAAGGTCGAGATCGTGCGCCGTCTGCTCGCGCTCGGCGTGCCCGCGCTGGAGATCGGTTCCATGGCGCGGCCCGATCTGGTGCCGCCCATGGCCAACACCATGGACCTCGTCGCGGCCCTGAGCCCGGAGGAGCTCGAGCGCTGCTGGGTGTGGGTGGCCACTCCCCGCCACGTCGCCAAGGCCGCGGCGGCGGGCGTGCGCAACTTCCAGTACTGCTTCTCGGTCTCGGATGCGCACAACCAGGCCAACATCGGACGCGCGACCGAGGACAGCATGGCCGTGCTGCCGGAGGCGGTGCGCTTGGCGCACGAGGTGGGCGGCGCCATTCAGCTCTGCTTGGCGACCAGCTTCACCTGCCCGTTCGACGGCCCGGTCGATCCGGAGCGAGTCCTCGCGATCGCGAACGATCCGCGCACCGAGGGAACGGGCGACATCGTCCTCGCCGACACCCTCGGCCAAGCCCATCCGGCTCAGGTTGCCGCCTTGATCTCGGCGGTTCGAGAGCGAACTCCGCAGCGCCGCATCGTGTTCCACGGCCACGACACCTGGGGCATGGGCGTGGCCAACACGCTGGCCGCGATCGGCGCCGGGGCGGGCATGGTCGACGGTTCGCTCGGCGGCCTCGGCGGCTGCCCGTTCGCGCCCGGCGCGAGCGGCAACACCTCCAGCGAGGACATCCTGTTCGCCACCCGGCCGGACTGGTTCGCCCCGGCCACGTTGGCCGCGCTCGTCGAGCTGACCGAGAATCTGCTCACCGAACTCGGCGAACCGAACCGTTCGCGCACCGCCGAGGGAGCGCGTTCCAAGGCCGCGGCCTTCGAATGGGTCGTCGGCTACTCGAACACGTAG
- a CDS encoding TauD/TfdA dioxygenase family protein, which translates to MTIAPAPTVSVTKLGARIGAQVDNVRLGGDLDAASVDVIRRALLEHKVVFIRGQEHLTEDAQYEFAQLLGTPTTPHPTVTSHGVKSLAIDSEYGRANSWHTDVTFVDRIPKASILRAVTLPTYGGSTTWASTVAAYESLPEPLKLLAENLRAVHTNVYDYAAAHGSKARPNTAEYRAEFESTYFETEHPVVRVHPETGERALLVGHFVKNFVGLSGAESQALFRLFQDRVTRLENTVRWNWQLGDVAIWDNRATQHYAVDDYDDQPRKLTRITLAGDVPVGVDGAPSTVVAGNAEHYSIVEEVSRAA; encoded by the coding sequence ATGACGATCGCACCCGCCCCCACAGTCTCGGTGACCAAGCTCGGCGCCCGCATCGGCGCACAGGTCGACAACGTCCGGCTCGGCGGCGACCTGGACGCGGCGTCGGTCGACGTGATCCGGCGCGCCCTGCTCGAGCACAAGGTCGTCTTCATCCGTGGCCAGGAGCACCTCACCGAGGACGCGCAGTACGAGTTCGCGCAGCTGCTCGGCACGCCGACCACCCCGCACCCGACGGTCACCTCGCACGGGGTGAAGAGCCTGGCCATCGACTCGGAGTACGGCCGGGCCAACAGCTGGCACACCGACGTCACCTTCGTCGACCGCATCCCGAAGGCCTCGATCCTGCGCGCGGTGACGCTGCCGACCTACGGCGGGTCCACCACCTGGGCCTCCACCGTGGCCGCCTACGAGTCGCTGCCCGAACCGCTGAAGCTACTCGCCGAGAATCTGCGCGCGGTGCACACCAATGTGTACGACTACGCCGCGGCGCACGGCAGCAAGGCCCGGCCGAACACCGCCGAGTACCGCGCCGAGTTCGAGTCGACCTACTTCGAGACCGAGCACCCGGTGGTGCGGGTGCACCCCGAGACCGGGGAGCGGGCGCTGCTGGTCGGGCACTTCGTGAAGAACTTCGTCGGCCTGTCCGGCGCCGAGTCCCAGGCGCTGTTCCGGCTGTTCCAGGACCGGGTGACCCGCCTCGAGAACACCGTCCGCTGGAACTGGCAGCTCGGCGACGTGGCGATCTGGGACAACCGCGCCACCCAGCACTACGCCGTCGACGACTACGACGACCAGCCGCGCAAGCTGACCCGCATCACCCTGGCCGGTGACGTCCCGGTCGGCGTGGACGGCGCCCCGAGCACGGTCGTCGCGGGCAACGCCGAGCACTACTCGATCGTCGAAGAGGTCTCCCGCGCCGCCTGA
- a CDS encoding acyl-CoA dehydrogenase family protein, which yields MEFELTDEQVMLRDTVRDVLARNYDPESRLKVTDTELGWSRDVWRQLAELGVLGLGFAEEDGGVDAGPVETMVVLEEIGRRLAPEPLLDAVLVPGALIGLVGSAEQRQRILPDVASGEKLLAFAHAEPGVRWPSTDLATSAAAEGDGYLLTGVKNPVAHGDCADELVVSAVLPGGGVGLFLVAADGEGVSRKTFRTVDGQRGAQITFEKARAELLGDTADASEAVQIALGHAHAGLCAESIGAMEESLRLTTEYLKTRKQFGVTLSKFQTLTQRAANMYVSLELARSMSLYVTASLADGVNDPVVASRARLQVGRAARHVGQEAIQMHGGIGVTAEYPVGHYVARLTAIGRTLGGDLDHLKVLSARVGEYDLPEL from the coding sequence ATGGAATTCGAACTCACCGATGAACAGGTCATGCTGCGCGACACCGTGCGCGACGTACTGGCCCGCAACTACGACCCGGAGTCCCGGCTGAAGGTGACCGACACCGAGCTGGGCTGGAGCCGCGATGTGTGGCGCCAGCTCGCCGAACTCGGCGTGCTCGGCCTCGGTTTCGCCGAGGAGGACGGCGGCGTCGACGCGGGTCCGGTGGAGACCATGGTCGTGCTGGAGGAGATCGGCCGCCGCCTCGCGCCGGAGCCGCTGCTGGACGCGGTGCTGGTGCCCGGTGCGTTGATCGGTCTCGTCGGCAGCGCCGAACAGCGGCAGCGGATCCTGCCCGACGTCGCCTCCGGCGAGAAGCTGCTCGCCTTCGCGCACGCGGAGCCCGGCGTGCGCTGGCCGTCCACCGATCTCGCGACCAGCGCCGCCGCCGAGGGCGACGGCTACCTGCTGACCGGCGTGAAGAACCCGGTGGCGCACGGTGATTGCGCCGACGAGCTGGTGGTCAGCGCGGTGCTGCCGGGCGGCGGCGTCGGCCTGTTCCTGGTGGCCGCCGACGGCGAAGGAGTGTCCCGCAAGACCTTCCGCACCGTCGACGGTCAGCGCGGCGCCCAGATCACCTTCGAGAAGGCCCGCGCCGAACTGCTCGGCGACACGGCCGACGCGTCCGAGGCGGTACAGATCGCGCTCGGTCACGCGCACGCCGGTCTGTGCGCCGAATCCATCGGCGCGATGGAGGAGTCGCTGCGGCTGACCACCGAGTACCTGAAGACGCGCAAGCAGTTCGGCGTCACGCTGTCGAAGTTCCAGACGCTGACCCAGCGCGCGGCGAACATGTACGTCTCGCTGGAGCTGGCGCGCAGCATGAGCCTGTACGTCACCGCGTCGCTGGCCGACGGCGTCAACGACCCGGTGGTCGCCTCGCGGGCCCGCCTTCAGGTCGGACGCGCGGCACGCCACGTCGGGCAGGAAGCCATCCAGATGCACGGCGGCATCGGCGTCACGGCGGAGTACCCGGTCGGCCACTACGTCGCTCGGCTCACCGCGATCGGCCGGACGCTCGGCGGCGATCTCGACCACCTGAAGGTGCTCAGCGCCCGGGTCGGCGAGTACGACCTGCCGGAGCTGTAG
- a CDS encoding serine/threonine-protein kinase has translation MGTVYLAQHPRLPRMTALKLLDRELYGDLEIRGRFEREADLVAQLDHPNIVTVYDRGAEDEQLWISMQFVAGSDAASADVDVLAAGRAVQIIAETAAALDFAHANGVLHRDVKPANILLAKAPIGQPERVLLTDFGIAGMRNADTTLSSAGTITATLAYAAPEQLSGQPLDHRADQYSLACTLFWMLTGNVPFPGSTPAAVMNGHMYTPVPPLSRTRRGLPPALDAVMARALAKRPADRFPSCTEFATAARHALASGTSGPHRPHPVTGPVPPHTGFATQHQGVPPRSGFVPDGRPPHTGGPAHTGAPVGSHPETGGPTHTGAPGGAHPETGGPTRTGAPVGSHPHIGGPTHHGSPGGVHPQTGGPTHTGTPAHTSAHPHPGVPRTGFVPPANGARSHSPHGGDPSHPGAPAQSGGLLPPTGFGPPPSGAVRAAHPPRGSDPSHPGVPVQAGGVLPPTGFGPSASGGTNAAQPPYGGDPSHPGVAAQAGGVLPPTGFGPSASGGTNAAQPPYGGDPSHPGVAAQAGGVLPPTGFGPSANGGTHAAQPPHGSDPSHPGVAAQSGGVLLPPTGFGPPPNGAARAAHPPHGADPSHPGVPVQSGGLLPPTGFGPPMNGTGAAQPSYGSDPSHSGRPPQSGGFPPHADSAPSRNVPPQANSLPHTGSPHHAGVPGHRRPADLPGPSRNGFPPHTGAPIGPQRAVDLTRGAGPHGTAPYPHPAAPRPRTNPSHSVSDRSQAGPPHVGRPTGLPRTLPLPLDAAMPTGEGEQAITPGTGAGQAGAPGTGAGQAAAPSAGAGQSNTSSPSAGGARPIHGRPTGAGRGDTSLPSTGAGGSNTSSPSVGTARPAASSQGATAEQAAAPSAGAGQSNTSSPSAGGARPIHGRPTGAGRSETSSSSNGAGRSNPSVGAARPDASSPGPAAEQSPDAGSGGRNTLPHDQSAPSNTGRASAGTPPRHTSSTAGGAEGSATSEGPTPSVPPRAQTRRTARPITIALPDRVRRGRSAPAGPGAGNGPQPPEPRPPP, from the coding sequence ATGGGCACGGTGTATCTGGCCCAGCACCCGCGGTTGCCGCGGATGACCGCGTTGAAGCTGCTCGATCGCGAGCTCTACGGTGATCTCGAGATCAGGGGACGCTTCGAGCGGGAGGCCGATCTGGTCGCCCAGCTCGACCATCCCAATATCGTCACCGTCTACGACCGCGGCGCCGAGGACGAGCAGCTGTGGATCTCCATGCAGTTCGTGGCGGGGTCCGACGCCGCCAGCGCCGACGTCGACGTGCTCGCCGCCGGACGGGCGGTGCAGATCATCGCCGAGACCGCCGCCGCACTGGACTTCGCGCACGCCAACGGGGTGCTGCACCGCGACGTCAAACCGGCCAACATCCTGCTGGCCAAGGCGCCCATCGGGCAGCCCGAGCGGGTGTTGCTCACCGACTTCGGCATCGCGGGCATGCGCAACGCGGACACCACGCTGAGCTCCGCGGGCACCATCACCGCCACGCTGGCCTACGCCGCGCCCGAGCAGCTCAGCGGGCAGCCGCTGGACCACCGCGCCGACCAGTACTCGCTGGCCTGCACGCTGTTCTGGATGCTCACCGGCAACGTGCCTTTTCCCGGCAGCACCCCGGCGGCGGTGATGAACGGGCACATGTACACGCCGGTGCCGCCGCTGTCCCGCACCCGCCGCGGCCTGCCGCCCGCCTTGGACGCGGTCATGGCCCGAGCCCTCGCCAAACGCCCCGCCGACCGGTTCCCCAGCTGCACCGAGTTCGCCACCGCCGCCCGCCACGCCTTGGCCTCCGGTACGTCGGGCCCACACCGCCCGCACCCCGTGACCGGTCCTGTCCCGCCCCACACGGGCTTCGCCACTCAGCACCAGGGCGTGCCGCCTCGCAGCGGGTTCGTCCCCGACGGACGTCCTCCGCATACGGGCGGCCCCGCACATACCGGTGCACCGGTCGGTTCGCACCCGGAAACGGGCGGTCCGACGCACACTGGTGCACCGGGCGGTGCGCACCCGGAAACGGGCGGTCCGACGCGCACTGGTGCACCGGTCGGTTCGCACCCGCACATCGGAGGCCCGACGCACCACGGCTCACCGGGCGGTGTGCACCCGCAGACGGGCGGCCCGACGCACACTGGCACACCGGCTCACACCAGTGCGCATCCGCATCCCGGTGTGCCGCGCACCGGATTCGTGCCGCCCGCGAATGGTGCGCGATCGCATTCGCCGCACGGAGGCGATCCCTCGCATCCAGGTGCACCTGCGCAGTCGGGTGGGTTGTTGCCGCCCACGGGATTCGGACCGCCCCCGAGCGGTGCGGTGCGCGCTGCCCACCCTCCGCGTGGGAGCGATCCGTCGCATCCGGGTGTGCCTGTGCAGGCGGGTGGAGTGTTGCCGCCTACCGGTTTCGGGCCGTCCGCGAGCGGTGGGACGAATGCTGCGCAGCCTCCGTACGGTGGCGATCCGTCGCATCCGGGTGTGGCTGCGCAGGCGGGTGGAGTGTTGCCACCTACCGGATTCGGGCCGTCCGCGAGCGGTGGGACGAATGCTGCGCAGCCTCCGTACGGTGGCGATCCGTCGCATCCGGGTGTGGCTGCGCAGGCGGGTGGAGTGTTGCCACCTACCGGATTCGGGCCGTCCGCGAACGGTGGGACGCATGCTGCCCAGCCTCCGCACGGTAGCGATCCGTCGCATCCAGGTGTGGCTGCGCAGTCGGGTGGAGTGTTGTTGCCACCCACGGGTTTCGGTCCCCCTCCGAACGGTGCGGCGCGCGCTGCCCACCCGCCGCACGGGGCCGATCCCTCGCACCCGGGTGTGCCTGTGCAGTCGGGTGGGTTGTTGCCGCCCACGGGATTCGGACCGCCCATGAACGGGACTGGCGCGGCTCAACCGTCGTACGGGAGCGACCCGTCGCATTCAGGCCGACCGCCGCAATCTGGTGGGTTTCCTCCTCACGCTGACAGTGCACCGTCGAGGAATGTTCCGCCGCAGGCAAATTCGCTTCCGCATACCGGTTCGCCGCACCATGCCGGTGTCCCCGGACATCGGCGTCCGGCGGACCTGCCGGGGCCGAGCCGGAACGGTTTCCCGCCGCACACGGGAGCACCCATCGGCCCGCAGCGCGCGGTGGATCTGACTCGTGGCGCCGGTCCGCACGGGACCGCCCCGTATCCGCACCCTGCGGCCCCGCGCCCGCGAACCAACCCTTCGCACTCGGTGAGCGACCGATCCCAAGCTGGTCCGCCGCATGTCGGACGCCCGACGGGTCTACCGCGGACACTTCCACTGCCACTGGACGCGGCCATGCCGACCGGTGAGGGCGAGCAGGCGATCACGCCTGGAACCGGGGCTGGACAGGCGGGTGCGCCAGGAACCGGGGCTGGACAGGCGGCTGCGCCAAGCGCCGGGGCTGGGCAGTCGAACACGTCCTCGCCCTCTGCTGGCGGCGCGCGGCCGATCCATGGTCGGCCTACCGGTGCCGGGCGGGGGGACACGTCGTTGCCCTCGACCGGAGCCGGAGGGTCGAACACGTCATCGCCGTCTGTTGGCACCGCGCGCCCGGCCGCCTCGTCCCAAGGTGCCACTGCCGAGCAGGCGGCTGCGCCAAGCGCCGGGGCCGGGCAGTCGAACACGTCCTCGCCCTCCGCTGGCGGCGCGCGGCCGATCCATGGTCGGCCTACCGGGGCCGGGCGGTCGGAAACGTCGTCGTCCTCGAACGGGGCTGGACGGTCGAATCCGTCGGTTGGCGCCGCACGTCCAGACGCCTCCTCGCCAGGCCCCGCTGCCGAACAGTCGCCGGACGCAGGATCTGGTGGACGAAATACTTTGCCGCATGACCAGTCCGCGCCGTCCAACACAGGACGGGCAAGTGCCGGAACGCCTCCGCGGCACACGTCCTCGACGGCCGGAGGCGCGGAAGGCTCGGCGACATCCGAGGGCCCAACCCCGTCGGTGCCGCCGCGAGCACAGACTCGTCGTACCGCCCGACCGATCACCATCGCCCTGCCGGACAGGGTGCGGCGGGGGCGGAGCGCACCCGCCGGGCCGGGGGCTGGGAACGGCCCGCAGCCACCCGAACCACGCCCTCCGCCATAG